A region from the Oncorhynchus tshawytscha isolate Ot180627B linkage group LG26, Otsh_v2.0, whole genome shotgun sequence genome encodes:
- the LOC112225660 gene encoding G-protein coupled receptor 1 isoform X1 produces MMTLSNRIRTNPAVFYNLCSKTTGGTVTRIITRTFVSKKCKGFQDLCLHMVGSVAAMEKSMEDYDNYTYDYLEYGDFDEEKAPDGYSQKETMHIISVVMYSISFVLGVTGNGTVIWVLAFKSKRTVNSVWLLNMAIADFVFVLFLPFSIDYVLRDFHWCFGLVMCKLNSFVSVMNMYASVLFLTMLSLDRYVSLIHLSWSQRCRSVWRAWIVCGCVWWVSALLSLPTLIFRDTVSYHDRVLCFNNFNVQDRHTAAVRHITLVVIRTAVCFLLPFSAVCVTGILLAIKVHQSDDSVCLSSFSKTVSAVILAFFLCWAPFHIFSLMELSFNSSLYLHAVLKTGFPLATSLAYFNSCVNPFIYVLVGKKVRQLLKRSCLDITKSSLRELNQSISATESVSVADIRAPYISAPQDPTESSTV; encoded by the exons ATGATGACACTCTCTAACAGGATAAGGACCAACCCAGCTGTATTTTACAATCTCTGTTCTAAAACAACTGGAGGAACTGTGACCAGGATAATTACAAGGACATTTGTGTCAAAGAAGTGCAAGGGCTTTCAG GACCTCTGCTTACACATGGTAGGTAGTGTTGCAGCAATGGAAAAATCCATGGAGGACTACGACAATTACACCTACGATTATCTGGAGTACGGAGACTTCGATGAAGAAAAAGCCCCAGACGGATACTCCCAGAAGGAGACTATGCACATCATATCAGTAGTCATGTATAGTATTTCATTTGTGCTCGGCGTCACTGGAAATGGAACAGTCATATGGGTGTTGGCATTTAAAAGCAAACGGACAGTGAACAGTGTCTGGTTGCTGAACATGGCTATAGCAGATTTTGTGTTTGTGCTCTTTTTACCCTTCTCTATCGACTACGTCCTTCGAGACTTCCACTGGTGCTTTGGCCTGGTCATGTGTAAGCTAAACTCGTTTGTGTCTGTGATGAACATGTATGCCAGTGTGCTCTTTCTCACAATGCTCAGTCTAGACAGGTATGTCTCATTGATTCACCTTAGCTGGTCTCAGAGGTGTCGCAGTGTATGGCGAGCCTGGATCGTATGTggctgtgtgtggtgggtgtcTGCTCTACTGAGCCTCCCTACCCTGATATTCCGTGATACTGTGAGTTACCATGACCGGGTGTTGTGCTTCAACAACTTTAATGTCCAGGATAGACATACAGCTGCTGTGAGACACATTACGCTGGTGGTCATCCGTACAGCAGTGTGCTTCTTACTGCCCTTCAGTGCTGTCTGTGTGACTGGAATTCTCCTGGCAATCAAAGTCCACCAGTCTGACGATTCTGTGTGCCTGTCTAGCTTTTCTAAGACAGTTTCAGCTGTCATTCTGGCCTTCTTTTTGTGCTGGGCACCATTCCATATCTTTAGTTTAATGGAGCTTTCCTTCAACTCATCACTGTACCTACATGCTGTTCTGAAGACAGGCTTTCCTCTTGCTACGAGCTTAGCCTATTTCAACAGCTGCGTCAACCCCTTCATCTACGTGCTGGTGGGTAAGAAGGTTCGCCAGCTCCTGAAACGCTCGTGTCTGGACATCACAAAGAGTTCTCTGCGGGAGCTCAACCAGTCCATCTCTGCAACAGAATCAGTGTCTGTAGCTGACATAAGAGCTCCATACATCAGTGCACCACAGGATCCCACAGAATCATCAACTGTTTGA
- the LOC112225660 gene encoding G-protein coupled receptor 1 isoform X2: MVGSVAAMEKSMEDYDNYTYDYLEYGDFDEEKAPDGYSQKETMHIISVVMYSISFVLGVTGNGTVIWVLAFKSKRTVNSVWLLNMAIADFVFVLFLPFSIDYVLRDFHWCFGLVMCKLNSFVSVMNMYASVLFLTMLSLDRYVSLIHLSWSQRCRSVWRAWIVCGCVWWVSALLSLPTLIFRDTVSYHDRVLCFNNFNVQDRHTAAVRHITLVVIRTAVCFLLPFSAVCVTGILLAIKVHQSDDSVCLSSFSKTVSAVILAFFLCWAPFHIFSLMELSFNSSLYLHAVLKTGFPLATSLAYFNSCVNPFIYVLVGKKVRQLLKRSCLDITKSSLRELNQSISATESVSVADIRAPYISAPQDPTESSTV; this comes from the coding sequence ATGGTAGGTAGTGTTGCAGCAATGGAAAAATCCATGGAGGACTACGACAATTACACCTACGATTATCTGGAGTACGGAGACTTCGATGAAGAAAAAGCCCCAGACGGATACTCCCAGAAGGAGACTATGCACATCATATCAGTAGTCATGTATAGTATTTCATTTGTGCTCGGCGTCACTGGAAATGGAACAGTCATATGGGTGTTGGCATTTAAAAGCAAACGGACAGTGAACAGTGTCTGGTTGCTGAACATGGCTATAGCAGATTTTGTGTTTGTGCTCTTTTTACCCTTCTCTATCGACTACGTCCTTCGAGACTTCCACTGGTGCTTTGGCCTGGTCATGTGTAAGCTAAACTCGTTTGTGTCTGTGATGAACATGTATGCCAGTGTGCTCTTTCTCACAATGCTCAGTCTAGACAGGTATGTCTCATTGATTCACCTTAGCTGGTCTCAGAGGTGTCGCAGTGTATGGCGAGCCTGGATCGTATGTggctgtgtgtggtgggtgtcTGCTCTACTGAGCCTCCCTACCCTGATATTCCGTGATACTGTGAGTTACCATGACCGGGTGTTGTGCTTCAACAACTTTAATGTCCAGGATAGACATACAGCTGCTGTGAGACACATTACGCTGGTGGTCATCCGTACAGCAGTGTGCTTCTTACTGCCCTTCAGTGCTGTCTGTGTGACTGGAATTCTCCTGGCAATCAAAGTCCACCAGTCTGACGATTCTGTGTGCCTGTCTAGCTTTTCTAAGACAGTTTCAGCTGTCATTCTGGCCTTCTTTTTGTGCTGGGCACCATTCCATATCTTTAGTTTAATGGAGCTTTCCTTCAACTCATCACTGTACCTACATGCTGTTCTGAAGACAGGCTTTCCTCTTGCTACGAGCTTAGCCTATTTCAACAGCTGCGTCAACCCCTTCATCTACGTGCTGGTGGGTAAGAAGGTTCGCCAGCTCCTGAAACGCTCGTGTCTGGACATCACAAAGAGTTCTCTGCGGGAGCTCAACCAGTCCATCTCTGCAACAGAATCAGTGTCTGTAGCTGACATAAGAGCTCCATACATCAGTGCACCACAGGATCCCACAGAATCATCAACTGTTTGA